The following proteins are co-located in the Besnoitia besnoiti strain Bb-Ger1 chromosome Unknown contig00007, whole genome shotgun sequence genome:
- a CDS encoding uncharacterized protein (encoded by transcript BESB_074850) has translation MPRSGTSSSPLARSRRGGKRGGRARSRARRPRGESKQSSGPESNDSTDPPAYVHPHASPYLLHKSLIPPSPSSPRVFAPRMPVLAPVSGANAGVSHTLGSFSNTASSYGSHRLLSPPPDRAAALSPSAHSLFPVNASSYVDPSGIQVSVLIPFQPSSATSPLAGATFGDAPISDAERLGLISEGFQTQLRPRAKRPNPRGTASKPSPLSSPISSPTYSSSTQSSNAALGWGQVVYSPRSSAPKTRVSQRDLSLPSPPPGLPSSPRQERRSTGRLLVSHTAARAANAASVSEERSGKRESQGRGDEPKEPRRAARAAQADSNFPGESLRGGTPTTSPAQVGSGSLLPAEDAFTRASREDPRSPWGSSERRRSSYRAGTPRRAPRNRSQGRGDAPSFPLAAPGFEPTAFTHDGRPPPQPRSAGRLRRALPTCRLYALQQDAPVTEDSAQVEETLRGARDPVGVHSDARSGAGSPDESRTGEPPLASEGSAYVSRRRGTGHSGSSSRAEEGCDSSRVTLYDRVVGGFKRVSLSFFQRNRCADEADPRFSESEGGRAIPAEVKNRKFVERQPARLSATRKREAGEGGETRAGAVGGARSARAVETYEQPLTKENPPQAPAEGLDHGMPSLSSAVSSSLLPPPSSSLRSLASVPFSLVCFLFSGILPSPTFLPPEQNLEALHNSGAVNWALASKGARILVEETTGLAPLWVANLSRYLGALASFFMPTYITERAGGRESRRGPNGALSDARWVSPTGGEEEEGDSLSRSHLDLSAVNWAHYFPLYDYEKDARVLLEPAKTAAEKDRFFHFEEAQGQVAIQLGERIAVTAIGIRTKHRHETHANTSWAGLCDPTVPKRVTLFAAVANPRPARASRATLGTPMAKRSGEEGAELGTDDGGEGEGREGDEMHARDEGDCRGDSTGSMGCSSNPWEWATVAAFDIPCVVSPEASVHVFPVRKQVFQPRQGDSELHRALLGWMGDTQEERGGERARLSSAQSGRSNEQASDDLCGIPTHTRVQTKSTARRRICVEEAEAEREFGGGTRGATAESHLATQCVACGVGKNDCVLTDKVKFVVEAQDGAPCTRLYSLEVYGCDGSLGK, from the exons ATGCCGCGTTCGGGgacgtcttcctcgccgttggcgcgcagccgacgaggcggGAAGCGCGGGGGCAGGGCAAGGAGTCGAGCGAGACGCCCTCGTGGAGAATCCAAGCAAAGCTCCGGCCCAGAATCGAATGACTCCACAGACCCCCCAGCCTACGTACACCCGCACGCTTCGCCGTACCTTCTTCATAAGTCTTTGattcctccttctccgtcttccCCCCGCGTCTTTGCTCCGCGCATGCCGGTTCTTGCGCCAGTGTCGGGGGCAAATGCTGGTGTTTCCCACACGCTCGGGAGTTTTAGCAATACAGCCTCCAGCTACGGTTCACACCGGCTTTTGTCCCCTCCTCCTGACCGGgcagccgctctctcgccttccgcgcacAGTCTCTTTCCCGTAAATGCTTCATCCTACGTCGATCCCAGTGGAATTCAGGTCTCCGTGCTCATTCCTTTTCAGCCGTCTTCCGCGACTTCTCCCCTTGCGGGTGCGACTTTCGGCGATGCTCCCATAAGCGACGCAGAACGGCTCGGGCTCATCTCCGAAGGTTTTCAAACGCAactgaggccgcgcgcgaaacGACCCAACCCGCGAGGCACAGCGTCTAAGCCTTCTCCACTTTCGTCTCCCATCTCTTCCCCAACTTATTCGTCTTCTACACAGTCTTCAAATGCAGCGCTCGGCTGGGGGCAAGTGGTCTATTCGCCTAGGTCCTCCGCACCGAAAACCCGAGTATCGCAGCGGGATCTGTCGTTGCCGTCGCCCCCGCCCGGCCTGCCCTCTTCGCCGAGGCAAGAGAGGAGGTCAACAGGTCGGCTCTTGGTTTCCCACACAGCCGCAAGAGCGGCAAATGCTGCCTCTGTTTCTGAGGAGAGGAGTGGCAAACGGGAGTCTCAAGGCAGGGGAGACGAGCCTAAGGAGCCCAGAAGGGCTGCGAGAGCAGCGCAGGCGGACAGCAACTTCCCGGGAGAATCGCTTCGGGGTGGAACGCCAACTACCTCGCCTGCTCAGGTGGGGAGCGGCTCGCTTCTTCCAGCGGAGGATGCGTTTAcacgcgcctctcgagaAGATCCCCGGTCTCCATGGGGGAGCAGcgaacgcagacgaagcagtTACCGTGCAGGAACAccgcgacgagcgccgcgaaacAGGAGTCAGGGTCGTGGGGATGCTCCGTCCTTTCCTCTGGCTGCGCCAGGCTTCGAACCGACGGCCTTCACCCACGACGGCCGTCCGCCCCCGCAGCCACGTTCCGCTGGTCGACTCAGGCGAGCCCTCCCAACATGCCGTTTGTATGCATTGCAGCAGGACGCGCCGGTTACAGAAGACTCCGCGCAAGTGGAGGAAACtttgcgaggcgcgcgagatcCAGTTGGCGTTCATTCAGACGCAAGGTCAGGAGCGGGGTCGCCCGACGAGTCGAGAACCGGTGAACCTCCGCTAGCCAGTGAGGGCAGCGCGTACGTCTCCAGAAGACGCGGGACGGGGCACAGTGGAAGCTCCAGCCGAGCCGAGGAGGGCTGTGACTCTTCTCGCGTCACTCTTTACGACAGAGTAGTGGGTGGTTTCAAGCGCGTTTCCCTCAGTTTCTTCCAAAGAAACCGctgcgcggacgaggcggatCCGCGATTCTCAGAAAGCGAGGGCGGGCGTGCGATCCCCGCAGAAGTGAAGAATCGGAAGTTCGTGGAGCGACAGCCGGCGAGACTCAGTGCGACAAGGaagcgagaggcaggcgaggggggagagacAAGAGCGGGCGCCGTAGGAGGGGCGCGTAGCGCGAGGGCGGTTGAGACATACGAGCAGCCGCTGACGAAAGAAAACCCGCCGCAGGCACCGGCCGAAGGCTTA GACCACGGGATGCCTTCCCTTTCGTCGGccgtctcgtcttctctcttgcctcctccctcttcaAGTCTCCGGTCGCTGGCGTCTgtgcccttctctctcgtgtgcTTCCTATTCTCTGGCATTTTGCCCTCGCCTACGTTTCTTCCTCCTGAGCAGAATCTCGAGGCCCTTCATAACTCGGGAGCGGTGAACTGGGCGCTCGCCAGCAAGGGGGCTCGGATTCTCGTTGAAGAGACGACGGGGCTTGCGCCTCTGTGGGTCGCGAACCTCTCACGCTACCTCGGCGCTCTCGCTTCTTTCTTTATGCCAACGTACATCACAGAAAGGGctggagggagagagagcaggAGAGGTCCGAATGGAGCTCTTTCGGACGCGCGATGGGTATCGCCGacaggcggcgaggaggaagaaggggaTTCCCTCTCGCGGTCTCACCTGGATCTCTCTGCGGTCAACTGGGCTCATTACTTCCCACTGTACGACTATGAAAAGGACGCTCGTGTGCTGCTGGAGCCAGCGAAaacagccgcagagaaggatCGATTTTTCCacttcgaggaggcgcaggggcaAGTCGCCATCCAGCTGGGCGAGCGCATTGCCGTCACCGCCATCGGCATCAGGACGAAACACCGTCATGAAACTCACGCAAACACGTCGTGGGCGGGATTGTGTGACCCCACAGTCCCCAAGCGGGTcacgctcttcgccgcagtgGCGAACCCCcgtccggcgcgcgcgagtcgagCGACTCTAGGAACACCGATGGCGAAGCGCAGCGGggaagagggcgcggagctcgGGACAGACGACGgtggggagggagaggggagagaaggagacgaaatgcacgcacgcgacgaaggagactGCCGTGGAGACTCAACGGGCTCCATGGGGTGTAGCAGCAACCCCTGGGAGTGGGCTACTGTGGCGGCGTTCGATATTCCGTGCGTGGTAAGTCCCGAAGCCTCTGTTCACGTCTTTCCAGTGCGGAAACAGGTCTTTCAGCCTCGGCAGGGCGACTCGGAGTTGCATCGCGCCCTCCTAGGCTGGATGGGAGACACTCAGGAGGAACGGGGCGGagaacgcgcgcgcctcagctCAGCCCAGTCCGGTAGATCGAATGAACAGGCAAGCGACGATCTGTGTGGTATCCCTACGCACACGCGAGTGCAAACGAAATcaacggcgcgccgccgcatatgtgtcgaggaggcggaagcggagagggagTTTGGAGGAGGCACTAGAGGGGCGACAGCGGAGTCGCACCTCGCCACGCAATGCGTCGCATGTGGTGTCGGCAAAAATGACTGCGTCCTTACTGACAAAGTGAAATTTGTTGTTGAGGCTCAAGATGGAGCTCCTTGCACGAGGCTCTACAGTCTTGAAGTCTATGGGTGCGACGGATCCTTAGGAAAGTAA